A region of Streptomyces paludis DNA encodes the following proteins:
- a CDS encoding acetyl-CoA C-acetyltransferase: protein MTASNTTTSVIVAGARTPMGRLLGSLKSFSGAELGGFAIKAALERAGIGGDQVQYVIMGQVLQAGTGQIPARQAAVLAGIPMSVPALTVNKVCLSGLDAIALADQLIRAGEFDVIVAGGQESMTNAPHLLPKSREGYKYGAIEMLDSMAHDGLTDSFEGIAMGASTEKHNTRLGIARGPQDEFGALSHQRAAAARKNGVFDAEIVPVEVPQRKGDPVVFAQDEGIRPETTAESLAGLRPAFAKDGTITAGTSSPISDGAAAVVVMSRARAEELGLDWIAEIGAHGNVAGPDNSLHSQPSNAIRNALAKAGLGVEDLDLIEINEAFAAVALQSMEDLGVSPERVNVNGGAIALGHPIGMSGARVVLHLALELGRRGGGTGAAALCGGGGQGDALIIRVPARAAE, encoded by the coding sequence ATGACAGCTTCGAACACCACCACCTCCGTGATCGTCGCGGGCGCCCGTACCCCGATGGGGCGGCTGCTCGGCTCGCTGAAGTCCTTCTCCGGCGCCGAGCTGGGCGGCTTCGCCATCAAGGCCGCGCTGGAGCGGGCCGGGATCGGCGGCGACCAGGTGCAGTACGTGATCATGGGCCAGGTGCTCCAGGCCGGTACGGGCCAGATCCCGGCCCGCCAGGCCGCCGTCCTGGCCGGCATCCCGATGAGCGTGCCCGCGCTCACGGTCAACAAGGTCTGTCTCTCCGGGCTCGACGCGATCGCGCTGGCCGACCAGCTGATCCGCGCGGGCGAGTTCGACGTGATCGTGGCGGGCGGCCAGGAGTCGATGACGAACGCCCCGCATCTGCTGCCCAAGTCCCGCGAGGGGTACAAGTACGGCGCGATCGAGATGCTCGACTCGATGGCGCACGACGGGCTGACCGACTCCTTCGAGGGCATCGCGATGGGCGCCTCCACGGAGAAGCACAACACGCGCCTGGGCATCGCGCGCGGCCCGCAGGACGAGTTCGGCGCGCTCTCCCACCAGCGGGCGGCGGCGGCCCGCAAGAACGGCGTCTTCGACGCGGAGATCGTCCCCGTGGAGGTCCCGCAGCGCAAGGGCGACCCGGTCGTCTTCGCCCAGGACGAGGGCATCCGCCCCGAGACGACCGCCGAGTCGCTGGCGGGGCTGCGGCCCGCGTTCGCCAAGGACGGCACGATCACGGCCGGCACGTCCTCGCCGATCTCCGACGGCGCGGCGGCGGTCGTGGTGATGAGCCGGGCCAGGGCGGAGGAGCTGGGGCTCGACTGGATCGCCGAGATCGGCGCGCACGGCAATGTGGCGGGCCCGGACAACTCGCTCCACTCCCAGCCGTCGAACGCGATCCGCAACGCGCTGGCCAAGGCGGGCCTGGGCGTCGAGGACCTCGATCTGATCGAGATCAACGAGGCGTTCGCGGCGGTCGCCCTCCAGTCGATGGAGGACCTGGGGGTGTCCCCGGAACGGGTGAACGTGAACGGCGGCGCCATCGCCCTGGGCCACCCGATCGGCATGTCCGGCGCCCGGGTCGTCCTGCATTTGGCGCTGGAGCTGGGCCGGCGCGGCGGCGGGACCGGGGCGGCGGCGCTGTGCGGGGGCGGCGGCCAGGGCGACGCGCTGATCATCCGGGTGCCGGCCCGCGCGGCCGAGTAG
- the meaB gene encoding methylmalonyl Co-A mutase-associated GTPase MeaB, whose protein sequence is MTQDVPELVARAREGRPRAVARLISLVEGASPQLREVMAALAPLAGNAYVVGLTGPPGVGKSTSTSALVSAYRRAGRRVAVLAVDPSSPFSGGALLGDRVRMSEHASDPGVYIRSMATRGHLGGLAWAAPQAIRVLDAAGCDVILVETVGVGQSEVEIASQADTSVVLLAPGMGDGIQAAKAGILEIGDVYVVNKADRDGADATARELNHMLGLGEARGPGDWRPPIVRTVAARGEGIDEVVEALEKHRAWMEEHGVLAERRARRAAHEVETIAVTTLRERIGDLHGDRRLGALAERIVAGALDPYTAADELVAGLTDGH, encoded by the coding sequence GTGACGCAGGACGTCCCCGAGCTGGTGGCCCGGGCGCGGGAGGGCCGGCCGCGGGCCGTGGCCCGGCTGATCTCGCTGGTCGAGGGGGCGTCCCCGCAGCTCCGTGAGGTGATGGCGGCGCTGGCGCCCCTCGCGGGCAACGCGTATGTCGTCGGGCTCACCGGACCGCCGGGGGTCGGCAAGTCGACCTCGACGTCCGCGCTGGTCTCCGCGTACCGCCGGGCGGGCCGGCGGGTGGCGGTGCTGGCCGTCGACCCGTCGTCGCCGTTCTCCGGCGGCGCGCTGCTGGGGGACCGGGTCCGGATGTCCGAGCACGCCTCCGACCCCGGCGTCTACATCCGCTCGATGGCCACCCGCGGCCATCTCGGCGGTCTGGCGTGGGCGGCGCCGCAGGCGATCCGGGTGCTGGACGCGGCAGGCTGCGACGTGATCCTGGTGGAGACCGTGGGGGTCGGCCAGTCGGAGGTCGAGATCGCCTCCCAGGCGGACACGTCCGTGGTCCTGCTCGCGCCGGGGATGGGCGACGGCATCCAGGCGGCCAAGGCGGGGATCCTGGAGATCGGTGATGTGTACGTGGTCAACAAGGCGGACCGGGACGGCGCGGACGCCACGGCCCGCGAGCTGAACCACATGCTCGGCCTCGGGGAGGCGCGCGGCCCCGGCGACTGGCGCCCGCCCATCGTGCGGACGGTGGCGGCCCGGGGCGAGGGGATCGACGAGGTGGTCGAGGCGCTGGAGAAGCACCGTGCCTGGATGGAGGAGCACGGCGTCCTCGCGGAACGCCGCGCCCGCCGCGCGGCCCACGAGGTCGAGACCATCGCCGTCACCACGCTGCGCGAACGCATCGGTGACCTCCACGGCGACCGCAGGCTGGGCGCCCTGGCGGAACGTATCGTGGCGGGCGCCCTGGACCCGTACACGGCGGCGGACGAACTGGTGGCGGGCCTCACGGACGGGCACTGA
- a CDS encoding PepSY domain-containing protein: MKLKLAFSALTATALIGGGAYAALAAPNSPEAAPVTATGTSTAVSAATPTAAPTPGDRTELTASEAVAAALKAYPGAAVAAVERDDDRAGRWEIDLLSTDEVRHELTVDTATGAVRVDRADGDDGRDDDRDDDAEDRAALRAASVDVRQAVAAALASVPGAVESAEIDDDGGPGARWEVEVRGEDGRAHELHVDARTAAVTPDRDDDDRYDD; encoded by the coding sequence ATGAAGCTGAAGCTCGCCTTCTCCGCGCTCACCGCCACGGCGCTGATCGGCGGCGGCGCCTACGCGGCACTCGCCGCCCCGAACAGCCCTGAAGCGGCACCGGTTACAGCGACGGGCACATCGACAGCGGTATCGGCGGCGACACCGACCGCCGCACCGACGCCCGGAGACCGTACGGAACTCACCGCGAGCGAGGCGGTGGCCGCGGCCCTCAAGGCGTATCCCGGTGCGGCCGTGGCCGCCGTCGAGCGGGACGACGACCGCGCCGGCCGCTGGGAGATCGACCTGCTCAGCACGGACGAGGTCCGGCATGAGCTGACGGTGGACACGGCCACCGGCGCGGTACGGGTGGACCGCGCGGACGGCGACGACGGCAGGGACGACGACCGGGACGACGACGCCGAGGACCGTGCCGCGCTGCGCGCCGCCTCGGTGGACGTCCGGCAGGCGGTGGCCGCCGCCCTCGCCTCCGTACCGGGCGCCGTGGAGTCCGCCGAGATCGACGACGACGGCGGCCCGGGCGCCCGCTGGGAGGTCGAGGTGCGCGGCGAGGACGGCCGCGCGCACGAGCTGCACGTCGACGCGCGGACCGCCGCGGTCACGCCGGACCGCGACGACGACGACCGGTACGACGACTGA
- a CDS encoding response regulator transcription factor, translating to MRLLIVEDERRLAVSLAAGLRAEGFAVDVVHDGLEGLHRASEGVHDLVVLDIMLPGMNGYRVCAALRAAGNDVPILMLTAKDGEYDEAEGLDTGADDYLTKPFSYVVLVARVKALLRRRGSAGASPVLRIGALSVDTAARRVFRDETEVALTAKEFAVLEQLAVRAGEVIGKQWILEHVWDFAYDGDPNIIEVYISALRRKLGAAAIQTVRGAGYRLVAS from the coding sequence ATGCGCTTGCTGATCGTGGAGGACGAAAGGCGGCTCGCGGTCTCGCTCGCCGCGGGACTGCGGGCCGAGGGCTTCGCCGTCGATGTCGTGCACGACGGCCTCGAAGGGCTGCACCGCGCGAGCGAGGGCGTTCATGACCTGGTCGTGCTCGACATCATGCTGCCGGGCATGAACGGCTACCGGGTCTGCGCGGCCCTGCGCGCCGCCGGGAACGACGTACCGATCCTGATGCTCACCGCGAAGGACGGCGAGTACGACGAGGCGGAGGGGCTCGACACGGGCGCGGACGACTATCTGACCAAGCCGTTCTCGTACGTCGTGCTGGTCGCCCGGGTCAAGGCGCTGCTGCGCAGGCGCGGTTCGGCCGGTGCCTCGCCGGTGCTGCGGATCGGGGCGCTGAGCGTCGACACGGCGGCCCGCCGGGTCTTCCGGGACGAGACCGAAGTGGCCCTGACGGCGAAGGAGTTCGCCGTTCTGGAGCAACTGGCGGTGCGGGCGGGCGAGGTGATCGGCAAGCAGTGGATCCTGGAGCATGTCTGGGACTTCGCCTATGACGGCGACCCGAACATCATCGAGGTTTACATCAGCGCGCTGCGGCGCAAACTCGGCGCCGCCGCGATCCAGACGGTGCGCGGCGCCGGATACCGGCTGGTCGCGTCGTGA
- a CDS encoding sensor histidine kinase, translated as MRRRRFGSVRARASLGATAVVAVALLAAGVAVLLSLRSNLTEQAGRQADRAAREVALDIASRVPDRIAYAQLDLPDEEDHPVQVTDGAGRLLVASEGLERISGTGVREVRATTGAAAPADAAASDDDDADDDSDDDASDDDDGPAVGEIGDTTSYTSGRATVDGDTADYRFAAVEVTDRAGRTVLVHAGASLADRQSAVAGTTAAMLAGLPVLLLVVGGVTWLVTRRALRPVEGIRRELAAITASQDLSRRVPEPATRDEVARLARTTNETLTALERSVERQRCFVADASHELRSPIASLRTQLEVGEAHPALLDVPGAVADTVRLQRLAADLLLLARLDAGERPAGAAPFDLGALVRDEIAQRTQDRFPVVLDVRPGTEVAGSRGQLARVLGNLLDNAQRHAAGSVAVSVRRSGSSVVLTVTDDGPGVPEAERERIFERFVRLDDARSRDDGGAGLGLAIARDVAARHGGTLTAGRAEGGGALFELRLPPSGGGPAPDGP; from the coding sequence GTGAGACGCCGCCGGTTCGGCTCCGTACGGGCCAGGGCGTCCCTCGGCGCGACGGCCGTGGTGGCGGTCGCGCTGCTGGCGGCGGGTGTCGCGGTGCTGCTCTCGCTGCGGTCGAACCTTACGGAGCAGGCCGGCCGGCAGGCCGACCGGGCGGCGCGCGAGGTGGCGCTGGACATCGCCTCCCGGGTCCCGGACCGGATCGCGTACGCGCAGCTCGACCTGCCCGACGAGGAGGACCATCCCGTGCAGGTGACCGACGGGGCGGGCCGGCTGCTGGTGGCGAGCGAGGGGCTGGAACGGATCAGCGGTACGGGAGTCCGCGAGGTACGGGCGACGACCGGGGCAGCCGCCCCCGCGGATGCCGCCGCCTCCGATGACGACGACGCGGACGACGACTCCGATGACGACGCCTCCGATGACGACGACGGGCCCGCCGTCGGCGAGATCGGCGACACCACCTCCTACACCTCGGGCCGCGCCACGGTGGACGGGGACACCGCCGACTACCGCTTCGCGGCGGTCGAGGTGACCGACCGCGCCGGGCGTACGGTCCTGGTCCACGCGGGCGCCTCGCTCGCGGACCGGCAGAGCGCGGTGGCCGGCACCACCGCCGCCATGCTGGCCGGTCTGCCCGTGCTGCTGCTGGTCGTCGGCGGAGTGACCTGGCTGGTGACCCGCCGGGCGCTGAGACCCGTGGAGGGCATCCGGCGGGAGCTGGCGGCCATCACGGCCTCCCAGGATCTCTCCCGGCGGGTGCCAGAGCCCGCCACGCGCGACGAGGTGGCCCGGCTGGCCCGTACGACCAACGAGACGCTCACCGCGCTGGAGAGGTCCGTGGAGCGGCAGCGGTGCTTTGTCGCGGACGCCTCGCACGAGCTGCGCAGCCCCATCGCCTCGCTCCGTACGCAGTTGGAGGTGGGCGAGGCCCATCCGGCGCTGCTGGATGTTCCCGGCGCGGTCGCGGACACCGTACGGCTTCAGCGCCTCGCGGCCGATCTGCTGCTGCTGGCCCGGCTCGACGCGGGGGAACGGCCGGCCGGTGCCGCCCCGTTCGATCTGGGCGCGCTGGTGCGCGACGAGATCGCGCAGCGGACCCAGGACCGATTTCCGGTCGTTCTCGATGTCCGGCCGGGGACGGAAGTGGCCGGATCCCGTGGGCAGTTGGCCCGGGTGCTCGGTAATCTGCTGGACAACGCGCAGCGCCACGCCGCAGGTTCGGTCGCCGTGTCCGTACGGCGGTCGGGCTCCTCGGTCGTCCTCACGGTCACCGACGACGGCCCGGGGGTGCCGGAAGCGGAGCGTGAGCGGATCTTCGAACGGTTTGTCCGGCTCGACGACGCCCGCAGCCGCGACGACGGCGGCGCCGGACTGGGTCTGGCCATCGCCCGGGACGTGGCCGCGCGGCACGGCGGTACGCTCACGGCCGGCCGCGCGGAGGGCGGCGGCGCCCTGTTCGAGCTGCGCCTGCCCCCGTCCGGCGGCGGTCCGGCGCCCGACGGGCCCTGA
- a CDS encoding MarR family winged helix-turn-helix transcriptional regulator — protein sequence METETATRWLSDAEQCAWRTHLDVNKLLTHQLEKDLQPFGLTMNDYEILVNLSESEGRRMRMSDLAATTLQSKSRLSHQITRMEAAGLVRREHCESDRRGLFAVLTDTGMATMQEVAPHHVESVRKHFIDLLSPEALAELRASLTPVAEHLHGHRGRP from the coding sequence ATGGAGACCGAGACGGCCACCCGCTGGCTGAGCGACGCCGAGCAGTGCGCGTGGCGCACCCATCTGGATGTCAACAAGCTGCTGACACACCAGCTGGAGAAGGACCTTCAGCCGTTCGGCCTGACCATGAACGACTACGAGATCCTGGTGAATCTCTCCGAGTCCGAGGGCCGCCGGATGCGGATGAGCGACCTCGCCGCCACCACCCTCCAGTCCAAGAGCCGCCTCTCCCACCAGATCACCCGGATGGAGGCGGCCGGACTGGTCCGCAGGGAGCACTGCGAATCGGACCGGCGCGGACTCTTCGCGGTCCTGACGGACACCGGCATGGCGACCATGCAGGAAGTCGCCCCGCACCATGTCGAGTCCGTCCGGAAGCACTTCATCGACCTGCTCTCCCCCGAGGCCCTCGCCGAGCTGCGGGCGTCCCTGACGCCGGTCGCGGAGCACCTCCACGGCCACCGCGGCAGGCCCTGA